ATTTGCTTAACAAACTCTCATACCCCGCTTCTCACTGTGGAATAGCTGGGAGATAACACGCCATGTAGTTGAACATAAtatctgaaaaaatatgaaaacatCATGAAAAGAATCAATTCGCTTTTCCATGGTAAGTACCCGAACAACCAGGACACAAACCTTAAAGAATTTAtaaatagaagaaatacCGCCCTACGTGTACGGTGTGATGTTCCAGTGTTCATATAACATGAGAGATAACTTGAACTTCGAGAGATCACATCGTCTGCATATTGGCGAAGTGATAATTTTCTATAAGCAGACTTATGTTGGGAGATGACCATCCCTACGAAATTCACTGGAATTCTCACAATTATGCAAGATCACAGGGGTGATGGGTTACTACTTTCCTTTCTCGGACTTTTCAACCGTGATTTACCCTGTCCAACACATCATCTTGACACGCTCGTGTCAGCGCCACTCGAAAGTGTGACTTCCTGAACTTTGCCAAAACCCCATGCATCACACCCCGTAACCGTGAAAGCGGCTAATGGGGCTACAGCCGCGTCCCTTAATTATTAGAGCCTTCGCTACTCGGGCAATGTTTATTTGGAGAAATGATAGCACTAGCACTAGAACACCGTTTTGCGTTTCGGTTCCGAAAATCTAGCTTGAACTATTGTTGATGATGGAAATAGGGAGACAAAAGGAGTAGGTGGGGTAATGATGTATGATAAgacatttctttttggagAACCATATATATAGTTGATGGGTATATAAAGAGGAACGCCCCCCTCGTCCCCCTAGGTTCCGCAGaaaattattatctttGGGCCGACTTGCAGTAAAATCAGTCTAACCAACATAATTAATATATCAGAAATGGGTAGCTTTTGGGACGCATTCGCAGTATAcgataagaaaaaacacGCAGATCCAAGTGTGTATGGAGGAAACCATAATAACACTGGAGACAGCAAAACACAGGTcatgttttcaaaagagtACCGCCAACCCAAGACACACCAGCAGGAAAACTTACAGAACATGAGGAGATCGTCAATGTCTTCGCAGGACAGTTCTGACGTTGAAGACGTTAAAGAGGGCAGGTTACCCGCAGAAGTCGAGATACCCAAGAACGTTGACATTTCAAACATGTCTCAAGGCGAGTTTCTCAGGCTTTACGAAAGTTTGAGGAAGGGAGAACCTGATAACAAGGTTAATAGGTAGATCGACAAAATtctgttattttttctccctTTTCTATTTATTTGGGCATTTCGCATGATTAATCTCGTATAATATAT
The window above is part of the Saccharomyces kudriavzevii IFO 1802 strain IFO1802 genome assembly, chromosome: 13 genome. Proteins encoded here:
- the SPG4 gene encoding Spg4p (similar to Saccharomyces cerevisiae SPG4 (YMR107W); ancestral locus Anc_2.443) codes for the protein MGSFWDAFAVYDKKKHADPSVYGGNHNNTGDSKTQVMFSKEYRQPKTHQQENLQNMRRSSMSSQDSSDVEDVKEGRLPAEVEIPKNVDISNMSQGEFLRLYESLRKGEPDNKVNR